A window of Mustela erminea isolate mMusErm1 chromosome 19, mMusErm1.Pri, whole genome shotgun sequence genomic DNA:
tgagccatccaggtgcccctgtttagaTATTTTAGATGAAAGCTCCTTACATGtataatttgcaattattttctcccattggtgggttgtcttttcactttcttttttttttttttcaagattatttatttatttatttgacagagagagaaatcagaagtaggcagagtgcaggcagagagaaagggggaagcaggcaccctgctgagcagagagcccaatgtggggctcgatcctaggatcctgggatcatgacctgagctgaaggcagaggcttaacccactgagccacccaggtgtccatcttctcactttcttgatagtgtcctttgaagcacaagagcttttatttttcttttaaagattttatttttaaaccatctctatacccactgtggggcttgaactgacaaCCCCAGGCTGgagggactgagccagccatggaCCCCTCAGAAGTtcttaatttgggggcacctgggtagctcagggggttaagcctctgcctttggctcaggtcatgatctcagggtcctgggattgagccctgcatcaagctctctgcttggcggggagcctgcttcccccccccctgcctgcccctctactTATgagctctctgttaaataaataaaatcgtttttttttaaagttcttaatttgggggacacctggatggctcagttggtttagagactgccttcggctcaggtcatgatccaggactTCCAGGAACtcgtcccgcctcgggctcccagctccttggggagtctgcttctccctctaaccttctcccctctcatgctttcttactcattctccctcaaataaataaaatcttttttaaaaaattcttaattttgatcaAGTTCAAATTCATCCaccatttttccttttgctgcttctgcttcctgAACCCGTCTTTGAGCCATAGGTGATGGAGAGCCCTGGCCCCTCTCTCCAATGCGGATTCCATGTTGAGAAACAGTCACCACTCTGTGGACTCTGGATTGGTGACACTCAAATCCTAGTTTACTCAGCtccaaccttgggcaagttaaacGTTTTGtacctgttttctcatctataagatgggTGTCAGACTCAACTATGTAAATTCATGTCAGGGGCTCCCAACAGTGTCTGGCGCAGTGCGGATGTCTGCTCTCATTACTGTGGTGCTTGCTATCATATTGTCACAGCTATGACTTTGTTGCTGCTGTTCCCCTATTGTTGCAAGCATCCCCTATCATTGTCCTCGATGCTGAACTGTTCCGCCTTTCAGGGTGAGTAATGAGCCAACCTTTTGCCAGATGAGGCCACCACGGCCCAGGGAGCACGCCTGGCCGAGAAGCCCACCCTTCCCGGTGCCCCCCTGACGTGGCTGCCCGCTTCTCGTTTCCACAGGTTCGGGGCGCCCGCCCCCCACTAGGACAAGTGGAGGGGGTGCCCCCGCCCAATGGGCCTGGCCAGGGCCCTGCGCCGCCTTAGCGGCGCCCGGGAGCCCAGGGAGGGCCGCGCCGGCGATGAGGAAGAAGAGGCCGGGCCGGGGCTGTGCCGCAACGGGTGGGCGCCGTCGCCGGCGGGGCGGCGCCGCGGGCGCTTCGTCAAGAAGGACGGGCACTGCAACGTGCGCTTCGTGAACCTGGGCGGCCAGGGCGCGCGCTACCTGAGCGACCTGTTCACCACGTGCGTGGACGTGCGCTGGCGCTGGATGTGCCTGctcttctcctgctccttcctcgCCTCCTGGCTGCTCTTCGGCCTGGCCTTCTGGCTCATAGCCTCGCTGCACGGCGACCTGGCCGCCCCGCCGCCGGCGGCGCCCTGCTTCTCGCAGGTGGCCAGCTTCCTGGCCGCCTTCCTGTTCGCGTTGGAGACGCAGACGTCCATCGGCTACGGCGTGCGCAGCGTCACCGAGGAGTGCCCGGCCGCCGTGGCCGCCGTGGTGCTGCAGTGCATCGCCGGCTGCGTGCTCGACGCCTTCGTCGTGGGCGCCGTCATGGCCAAGATGGCCAAGCCCAAGAAGCGCAACGAGACGCTCGTGTTCAGCGAGAACGCCGTCGTGGCGCTGCGCGACCGCCGCCTCTGCCTCATGTGGCGCGTGGGTAACCTCCGTCGCAGCCACCTGGTCGAGGCGCACGTGCGGGCCCAGCTGCTGCAGGTGGGAGCCGTAGGGGTGGAAGGGCCCgccctggggcaggaagaggcccgccgcggggcggggcggggggggggggagaatggTGGGAGATGTAGGCCTGAGAGTGAGGTTGGAGGGGTGGTGTGCGGCTGGCCTGGCTGGCGCGTGGACTACAATTCCCAGCAGTCACGCGGGCAGGAAACCTCTCGTCTCCATTGTGGCCCAAGGCTCCTTCCTGGATCAGTTATAGGAGGTGGAAACCCAAGAGAGAGATCTGTGACCAGTGCTAACCGGAGACCTGGGCTTGAAACAGATCTTGAGACATAAAGAGCTTCGTGTGGCTTGAGGATGGGCCCCCAATGGGGTTGTGGGATATCGAGACCTGTGGAGGCCGCACCTGGCCTGTAAAGGCTCTGAACTACAATTCCCAGAAGCCTCTGTGGGCAGGGTACCCGTTAGGAAGGGACGGTCTGAGCCAATGATGTCGTTTTGTGGGTGGCTGTAAACCACAGCTCGGCTTTACACACATAGCCCACAGAGCAGTACCTACAGGGGTCTATGACTTGAGGCTAGGCCCATGGGATTGTGGGAGATGTAAGCCCAAGGATGGGGTGCAGGTCACACCTGCAGAAGAGCTGTAGAAGGCAGTTCTCAGTGGCCCAGCCGGCCTTACCAGCCTCCTGCTCAGGGGAGTACAGGGCTGGAAAACACCCTTGAATTGTACCATATTGCTAAGACAGTCAAAACAACTGACCCCCATTGGCGCCTGGGGTAGCAGCTCCCTCTGGTACCCCGAAGAAGGCGCCTTAGTGTTTCTCTAGAATTGTGATGAAACCGCCCAAAGCCTGGGGCAGTAGTTGTCCTTGCCCAAGTAGAGACACTTAAGAACCCTGGGGTGAGGTTGGAGTTTGGTGAAAGGGAGGACAGGATGGTGGTGGGAGCTACAACTCCCAGCAGCATCTGGGGGCTCCTTCTGGATTCATGACTAAGATTCATGAATAGGAGAGATACTCTCTCTTCCGAGAGTCTGTGGGGCGCTGACACAGCTTGGGAGCTTGCCTGTGGAACCAATGGGGGGTTGTAGGTGGAAAACTACCAATATCTGGCCTGGGGACTGCATTGTCCCCACCccgccatacacacacacacacacacacacagtgggacAGAGAGTCTTGTAGTTGGGTTGCCCCCAGGCTAGCCCCTGGGTAGCGCCCCAGGGGCTAGCCTGAGGCTGTGGTAGAATATGGAGTGTGGGACCTAGGTTGTCATGCTTATTTATCCCTCTGTGGCCATATATTGAAAACCATTTTTctatccctctcctcctcctccaattGCTGCTTGCACATGACTCTtcccttctgttctctctttaaCTTCTGTCTCTGCCTTGCTGATTTCTGCTACTCTGTGCCAATCATTCTGCCCCTCTTGCATCTCTATCCCCAAACCCTCTGAGTCTCTGTCCCTCACTTTTTACCTCTGGTTCTGTCCCCCCActttctctgggcctccatcATCCTCTCTCTGGGTCCATGTTCtcaccccaccacccctgcctcttTCTGCTCCCCCATCCTTGTCGTCTCCATTCCATTCTCTCATCATGTCTGTCTCCATTCATCTCTGTGCTCCCTGTGGGCTGTCTTTGGACCCTCCCCTCTTGCTGCAGCCTCGTGTGACCCCAGAGGGCGAGTACATACCACTGGATCACCAGGATGTGGACGTGGGCTTTGACGGCGGCACCGATCGAATCTTCCTCGTGTCTCCCATCACCATCGTGCACGAGATTGACTCTGCCAGTCCTCTCTATGAACTAGGACGTGCCGAGCTGGCCCGGGCTGACTTTGAGCTGGTGGTCATTCTCGAGGGCATGGTTGAGGCCACGGCCATGACCACACAGTGTCGCTCCTCCTACCTCCCTGGTGAGCTGCTCTGGGGCCATCGTTTTGAGCCAGTCCTCTTCCAGCGCGGCTCCCAGTATGAGGTTGACTATCGCCACTTCCACCGCACTTACGAGGTCCCAGGGACACCGGTCTGCAGCGCCAAGGAGTTGGATGAACAGGCCGAACGGGCCTCCCACAGCCCCAAGTCCAGTTTCCCCGGCTCTCTGGCTGCGTTTTGTTATGAGAATGAACTTGCGCTGAGCTGctgccaggaggaagaggaggaagaggaggccaaggagggggatggggtggaggcAGAAGATGGGACTGTCAGCCCCCAAGTACTAACACCAACCCTCGCACTGACCCTACCCCCATGATGCCAGCTGGTGTCCCCCTATTTGTACCCCCTTCCCAGAAATAGCAAGATGGAGAGCTCAGGCCCTCTCCTGGGATGGGAGCAGGTGTTTCCCAAGACCAACAAGCCTGCTGGGTAAATTATTAGCTGGTGAAGTTCTGCCATGCGCAGTGGACCCACCACAGACATACTGGATCTTAATCTCTCTGCAGTCCGTGCTCCTTCCTGAGACCCCTTTATCAGCCTGATTCCTGAGTCTCTCCAGAGCTTCAGGATCCAGAATTCCAGACCACCCAAGACGCAAGGACTTGTGGTTCTAGATTCTTCTACGTGGCTGGGTTGGGTTGTTGAGCAGGGTCAGGAATCAGTGGTATATACTGCCTCCAGGTACAGCAACGAGATTAAGAGTGTGTAGGTCTGGATTGACCTAAGATTCAAGGGACTGTTGCTTCTTGCCTCAGCTAACCAAGtggcaaatcattttttttcctagaccACGTAAGGAGGGAAGGTTATGGAATTCCCCAAGAATTCAAGATGATCTTTAATAACCAATGACAAAGATTGTTGAAGGCAGGTCAAGAAAAGAACTTGTGGTTTCAGAAGGCCCAAGAGTTAAGATTCTGTGAATCTGGACTGGCCACAGAGGCAAGCACTGGTGGTTCTAGAACACGTTGATTAGAATGTTGAGCTACTGTGGAAGCTAAAGAGTCATGTTTCTAGAATGCACAAACAGTGTCTGTGGGTCTGGAAGCGCAACAGCGACAGCTTGGGAGTTCTTGATATTAGATAACTCCAGGCCACTAGCCGTAGAACATCAAACCAAGGGGTTTGGGTCCATGGGTCCAGGGGATAATCAGTGCTTCTTTATGACCcacagtggttttttttaaaaagtgccattCTAGAATGTCCAAAGGAATCAGGATTCTGTGGCTCTAGATTGATCACAGAGTCAAGGAAGGAGAGGTGATGCTAGATGGCTGAGATTGGCCGGTTCCAGTTTGCCCAGTGGAGTTGAGAATCTCGATGATTCTTTGTGGTTCTGTAATGCCAAAAGGAATCAAGGCTCCAGGGATCCAGGGCTGTCCATTATTAAAACCTGGAAGGTCTAAGCAGCACCTAGAACTTGGCAGTTCTTGGAGGGGGACTCGGGACTTGATTGGCAGCATTTCTGGGCTGACCCAGAAAGGGAGGGCCCAGACAAGACCCTGTGGATAACAGGGCTGGTCGTTGGGCAAGGGAAAGAGAGGCCCAAGGCTGATGGGTCAATGATGCTCTGGAATCCTACACCTAGCAATGTGTGTCTATTTCTTAAAGATGTTACacatatgtgtattatatatataatataaatacagatatctatctatattttccTGTGGTTCGTACAAAAGGGTTAGAAACTGAGTATGAGCTAATTGAAATGGAGTCCCTTATGAGGATCCAGGAAGCTTTGCTCTAAATCCCAACTCTGCAACAACTTGCTGTGTGGTTTTGGGCTAATCATTCCCCTCTTTCTTGCCTCAATCTCCCTATCTGTAAAAATGGAGCACTCAAACTTGAAGTTCTCCAAAGACCCTTTCACCAAGATGATTCCTCACTTCATTGAAGGGGACAGCTGGAGGCAGGCGTGAGGGTCCTATACATTTCCCAGCTTTCCCT
This region includes:
- the KCNJ14 gene encoding ATP-sensitive inward rectifier potassium channel 14; this encodes MGLARALRRLSGAREPREGRAGDEEEEAGPGLCRNGWAPSPAGRRRGRFVKKDGHCNVRFVNLGGQGARYLSDLFTTCVDVRWRWMCLLFSCSFLASWLLFGLAFWLIASLHGDLAAPPPAAPCFSQVASFLAAFLFALETQTSIGYGVRSVTEECPAAVAAVVLQCIAGCVLDAFVVGAVMAKMAKPKKRNETLVFSENAVVALRDRRLCLMWRVGNLRRSHLVEAHVRAQLLQPRVTPEGEYIPLDHQDVDVGFDGGTDRIFLVSPITIVHEIDSASPLYELGRAELARADFELVVILEGMVEATAMTTQCRSSYLPGELLWGHRFEPVLFQRGSQYEVDYRHFHRTYEVPGTPVCSAKELDEQAERASHSPKSSFPGSLAAFCYENELALSCCQEEEEEEEAKEGDGVEAEDGTVSPQVLTPTLALTLPP